Proteins encoded within one genomic window of Arachis ipaensis cultivar K30076 chromosome B08, Araip1.1, whole genome shotgun sequence:
- the LOC107614026 gene encoding uncharacterized protein LOC107614026 (The sequence of the model RefSeq protein was modified relative to this genomic sequence to represent the inferred CDS: added 108 bases not found in genome assembly), whose protein sequence is MQLGFLQNGLDSSPAKSVDGSFRKSSSVISASTVSGASGLAKFAPISRRVLKGLKDYGRKLVDLELFTQYLEAWISENLNGDLADGRQRFSSPFTTDELHKLDIALEGVPFQQLVRMPVFSDDCDDLLEDQYLAAEDFLHAVIIGLWRTFWHRSGPLPICVSCPSYVGSKFCSVEKAISRSRARELRGLALMSKSENELKTKWDQVVEFALFKPETLLDNVFKVSAGTICEALLYGFHILVSRSLSKISSVNSDSVFLLILDSKCGAVMKFGGDLGKLDLLNSSNPYLSVAEWFKTHAEISLTRVEPIWNRLGNANWGDIGTLQVLLATFYSIAQWNGPPRKSVASLISDHSLRLQKRRAECCIVEAENALVPYQGGTEIVEYDPDELSSEKRAWRLKLKHNDILILDDPQQGQKSFQIHESLVGGNYYLYSAVCLDHPSQLLTLYVGSHPSRLEPSWEDMSLWYQVQRQTKVLNILRNQGILSKYLPEIIASGRILHSGPCTKESPGGRCDHPWCGAPILVTSPVGELLSSVIANEGSFSAEEAIRLCRDCLAALRSAAMANVQHGDICPENIIRVIERQGTRNQVMFIPVSWGRAVLEDRDSPAINLQFSSSHALQHGKLCPSSDAESIVYLLYFICGGTMQQQDSIESALQWRERSWEKRVIQQYLGEVSALLKAFADYVDSLCGTPYPVDYDIWLKRLNKAVEGSADKGKMIEEVAITLRLEDAAESSGASG, encoded by the exons ATGCAATTAG GTTTTCTGCAAAATGGATTGGACTCGTCTCCAGCGAAAAGTGTTGATGGAAGTTTCAGGAAGTCTAGCTCCG TTATTTCTGCCAGCACCGTCTCTGGTGCGTCGGGATTGGCGAAGTTTGCTCCTATTTCCAGAAGAGTGTTAAAGGGGCTCAAGGACTATGGAAGAAAACTGGTTGACCTCGAGTTATTTACACAGTATCTTGAGGCGTGGATCTCGGAGAATCTAAATGGCGATTTGGCAGATGGGAGGCAAAGATTTAGTTCACCTTTCACAACTGATGAGTTGCACAAGCTTGATATAGCATTGGAGGGAGTTCCGTTTCAGCAGCTAGTCCGAATGCCGGTCTTCTCCGATGATTGTGATGACCTTCTAGAAGATCAGTATCTTGCAGCAGAAGATTTCCTTCATGCTGTTATCATCGGCCTCTGGCGCACATTTTGGCATAGAAGTGGACCCTTACCAATATGTGTGTCCTGCCCCTCTTATGTTGGTTCAAAGTTCTGTAGTGTCGAAAAGGCAATATCGAGGAGCAGGGCGAGGGAACTGCGCGGTTTAGCTTTGATGTCTAAAAGTGAGAATGAACTAAAGACTAAATGGGATCAAGTAGTAGAGTTTGCCTTATTCAAGCCAGAAACATTATTGGACAATGTTTTCAAAGTATCGGCTGGCACTATTTGTGAAGCTCTCCTTTATGGGTTCCATATTCTTGTTTCTCGGAGCTTGAGTAAGATTAGTTCAGTCAATAGTGACTCTGTCTTCCTTCTAATTCTAGATTCCAAGTGTGGAGCAGTGATGAAGTTCGGCGGTGACCTCGGCAAACTTGATTTGCTGAACTCCAGCAATCCATATCTATCTGTGGCTGAATGGTTCAAAACACATGCTGAAATTAGTCTCACCCGTGTGGAACCGATATGGAACCGATTGGGAAATGCAAACTGGGGGGATATAGGGACCCTGCAGGTGCTATTAGCAACATTCTACTCCATTGCTCAGTGGAATGGACCGCCACGAAAGTCAGTAGCTTCATTGATCTCCGATCATAGCCTCCGGCTTCAGAAACGCAGGGCAGAATGCTGCATTGTTGAAGCTGAAAATGCACTGGTTCCTTATCAAGGAGGAACTGAGATTGTTGAATATGACCCAGATGAGTTATCTTCTGAAAAGAGAGCATGGCGCCTAAAGCTCAAGCATAATGACATATTGATCTTGGATGATCCCCAGCAAGGACAGAAAAGTTTCCAAATTCACGAATCGCTCGTCGGAGGGAACTATTATCTGTATAGTGCAGTGTGTCTTGATCATCCCTCACAGTTATTGACTTTATATGTTGGTTCACATCCTTCTAGACTTGAACCTTCATGGGAGGATATGAGCCTCTGGTACCAAGTTCAACGCCAAACGAAAGTTCTAAACATCTTGCGAAACCAAGGAATCTTGAGCAAATATTTACCGGAAATCATTGCCTCCGGTAGGATTCTACATTCCGGTCCATGCACGAAAGAGAGCCCTGGAGGAAGGTGTGATCATCCTTGGTGTGGGGCTCCAATACTTGTGACATCTCCAGTTGGGGAGCTGCTTTCATCTGTAATTGCTAATGAGGGGTCATTTTCGGCCGAAGAAGCGATTCGCCTATGCCGGGACTGCCTAGCTGCTCTAAGAAGTGCAGCTATGGCTAATGTCCAGCATGGCGATATTTGCCCCGAGAACATAATACGTGTCATCGAAAGACAAGGGACTAGAAACCAAGTTATGTTTATTCCTGTTTCGTGGGGCCGTGCCGTCTTAGAAGATAGGGACAGCCCTGCCATAAACTTGCAATTCTCATCATCTCATGCACTTCAGCATGGGAAGCTGTGTCCTTCTTCAGATGCTGAAAGCATTGTCTACCTCCTTTATTTTATTTGTGGAGGAACCATGCAGCAACAAGATTCCATTGAATCTGCATTACAATGGAGGGAGAGAAGCTGGGAGAAGAGAGTGATCCAGCAATATCTCGGCGAGGTTTCGGCTCTATTGAAAGCTTTCGCCGACTATGTCGATAGCCTTTGCGGAACACCATACCCTGTAGACTATGATATATGGTTGAA